The following DNA comes from Pararge aegeria chromosome 25, ilParAegt1.1, whole genome shotgun sequence.
TCGTTAAGGGCCTACTTAAGGTCAACTAATAAACCATACAAAGTAATGTCGTtgacaacattatttattaaaaaaaataaacgtttgtTTTTGGGCCTTCAATACTGTGAACTTGTTtggtttgtgaaatattaaagtctccaagtattttatttaaagtaggaaACTGGTATTATTACCTGGAAACATTAATGAATGtctgatgtattttttttcaggaaGTCATAACTTCTGATACCACTGTAAAATCACATATTAATTTATCAGCAATAAAGTTTGAATTGAGCCCACAGTAATGCCCACAGTAATATTTCTGTCTACTTAGATATGCGAAAGCTTACTTTCGCTTATCTAAGTAGGCAGAAAGCGGAGGACCTTAATAAACCTGAACCTAAACTTGggtaaaagtataaaagttaaaatcCAAAAGAAGGTAGGTAACTCAGATTGCTTATTGAATTTCTCAAAGGCTTTTTGAATCACAATACCGAGTTTTGAATAGGCACTCGCTAACGTTTCAAATACTCGGAACCGTTTAAAAGTGTACCCTCGCTTGCGTTTCAAACGTTTTCAACACGCTAGACCTTTTTGAACACCTGAGGACATCCCGACCaggttattcataaaaaaaaattggagtgTTTAACTCCCTCGCTCTTTAATCGGGTCAACCTGCATTTATTTCGAGTTCTAAGAAGCATTaccattacaataaataatgagcttttatcttatttattacttttattcaaGTAGAAGTGTGAgtgaaagaaaaataagtttgtttttctCTCTCTGaacgttccttcatcactgaagatcgtggtcatGAGATTAGATCTCAACTTCGAGtgggtaaactgtctccatcggcttctgttggaggccgtTTTGGCGATTTGATAAAAGCAGCACGAATTTGACTCCTTCAACTGGTCAGCCCATCTCGTtggaaagtttgtttttattaatcacTAAATGAAATATCAAATGGTTTACTTTGGGTATAATTTTCTGTATAAAAGGTATATGCAAAACTGCTTTTACGGTCAAACTACAACCGTAGttaagtacattttaatttGGCCCATTGTTTGCATGTGACGGTTGGCaagaagatttttttgaattcattGATTTAGGTTAAACTcttaaactggtaacaatcaaTGTCATCGTCCAATaaactaagaacaatgaataataaagaaataacggAACTAAAAGAGAAATATACGATTGAAACTTTCTTGAAATTACCGCGGcaatcttaattaaaataatctaaaagccTTGTaccaagcctaagaccaatcaccaccgacaGAGTGGTGgggtctaacatagtgcccagaTTAGCTAAAGGGATATAGCATATAGGCAGTAGCGGACTCGACTAGCATATAGCAGAGAGCGAGAAGACGACTAGCACGGTCTCTTTAagatggcatttggtctaaaagtgtgtcaaaaggttttttgcaaataatgtcgtcccactgtctctgtgaaAAAAAGAAACCGAcaaaatactgggactaagagcagacgaactatttcttgcctctgccaagtatgacacctctatggaacccaaagaactggatataattttatgataaaaggTGTGTGTACTAAACAAAGAGGAAAGAaagaacaaatattaaaatgtaacacCTTCAATACCATAAGAACAGAGAGAAACAAAGAGAAGAGTTAAAACAGCGATGCGTTTTATAGTAGTGGACCAAGTACTCGTTTACTACTCCGTAGGTACTCGGCACAATCGGCAGTTCTTTTATTTACTTGTACTTGGTAACTGTTACTGTATTCGAAATATACAAGGCGTACTAaagttgcataaaatacacttttgaTCTGTATGAGAGGCGTACTaaagttgcataaaagacacttttgaTCTGTATAAGAGGCGTACTAAAGTTACATAAAATCAATACAAGAAGCAAGTGTTTGCTTCTTGTATTGATACGTTCAGTACGTatcaacacacaaaaaaaagcACTTAcatatacaagacgtactaaacttgcacatAAGACACTTGCAAACTGTATACGATACTAACTAAGCATGGATAAAAGACACTTGccacctgtatacgagacgtactaaacatgcataaaagacactcttcatctgtatacgagatgtaccaaacttgcataaaagaccaTAGCGAGCTGCACATGACACAGGATGTACCAAACTGACATAAAAGACATTCGCGAGCTGTATACGATAtgtaccaaacttgcataaacgtcACTTGATTCTTGTATATGAGatgtattaaacttgcatatacGACACTTGATTCCTGCATACGATACGtgctaaacatgcataaaagacacttgcgaccaaTAGACGAGATGAAATAAATTtgcatataagacacttgcgacctctatacgagatgtaccaaacttgcattaaaaaaaactggcgAGTTGTAATATGAAAAACCGGAGACTTTTAAgccttttataaaaatgtccaACTTGTCCACAGGTGCACCATGCCTCGAGTGAAGAAATGCCTCATCTACATCGGAATAGCGGCGTTCCTACACCAGCTGCCAAGGTTCTTCGACCTGAAATACGTCCCACACGTCACTGTGTGGCGTGGACACTTCGAGGAAGTCTGCCGGGTAAgaatctttttttaaagaatagaaAGGAAGAAGCATCTTTGTTCAATCCCTCACACTTAAAAGCACTAGTTAGTTAcaaaattatcaatataataatattacagagATACCGTTATTCAAGCATTAGCattgaatatatattaaatagaaatatatatatataacagtgctaattaaatagaaattcagaatgaaatatataataataaactagttATATAGAGAAGTTTACTTCAAGTAGttgttaaacattttatttatatatatgtatatacacatAATAGTTTAAATTTGGTACTATATATAATACAGATATAGAATACATAGACATGTACAGTCTATGTCCATATCTGAATTCCATTTCTTTTAGTACCTACTCAGCTCtacgcttaattttttttcacattcgAGGGCTTCTGAAAGAAACCTCTTTAGAGATAAGTTGCCCTTGTGCAAGTCCAAtcctttttatgttattttatttatttttggtactaaataaattaattcattcatttattttgttcacAGGTTGAAATGGCACCTTGGGTACACGCAGTGACTCTCGACGCCTACTTCATAACCTACTTCGCATTCCGTGTACTATTCGTCCATTTAATCCCATGTACTTCCCTAGTAGTACTCAACGTCCTACTTTTCCGGGCGATGAGAACCGCGCAAATAAACCGGCAGAAGTTATTCAAGGAGAATCGAAAATCCGAATGCAAACGACTGAGAGATTCGAATTGCACAACCCTAATGCTCATCGTCGTTGTAACAGTATTTTTAATGGTAGAAATACCAGTCGCCGTTGTAACTATACTGCATATTATATCTAGTACGTTAGTAGAAATTCTAGACTACCATATCGCCAACATACTCATTTTGGTGACAAATTTTTTCATTATCGTATCGTATCCTATAAACTTTGCTATATACTGTGGAATGTCGAGACAATTTAGGGAGACTTTTAAAGAGCTATTTATAAGGGGCGCGGTGACAAGTAGAAATGGAGGGTCAAGTAGATACTCCCTAGTGAACGGCCCTAGAACCTGCACTAACGAAACTGTGCTTTAAAAACTTAAAGCTGTATATAGAACGACGATTTTTCATGTGTTTTCACGTTATTGTTTGTCTATTTTCATATATAGACATATCAATAAATGACACAGAAATTGGAGGGAAAATTTTCTATATTGCCTGTGGttgtttgctttttttattaagtgtGTACCactataaaatatctttaactTGTAAGTAGTGTCATAGATTATAGAATGgtgttgtaaaataaattgaagataCTTTTTCGCGACTGTGCTTTTACCTGATCGAACAgtaaatatttgataaatttttaatattcaaatatatatgttgtcggtgtaatttagtgttttatatttatcgatGAGCTAATCCCACAGTCCATAAATGGTGAGCCCCCATTAGGAAAAGTATCTATATGTGTAAATAGTTTTACTTTTTAgtctgtatttatatattttttatttctgtaactATGCTAAAgtgtaaaataaactaagtagtTATTGTAAATAATGTTGTACAACAGAAAATTATAATGATCCAAACATTGTATATCTTATTggattaagtatattaaattataaatgatagtATCACATATTTCTGTTAGATGTTAAAAAGCTTTTTATGCTACACAgcaaaaaattgcattaaacaTTGTAATTACTTTGTCGCCTGGCTAGATTGGTCTTCAAGGAAGTTGTTCTTTAAGGGGGATACATACTTAAAACTCGCAACGCGATCCGTTAAAAATGACAGCCTTACGTCTTATGCCCGAATTTACACTATTAACAACTGACGCTATGGTGTTGGGCGTTTGGTCGCTCGTTTAAAGAGTATGTCTCTACCTTTATTCTATCTAGATGGAATACTTCATTTAAATCAAACTATCTAGACAGCCAGATGgataaatcatttaaatatgGAAAACGAAACTTTTATATGTTGTAAGAGGACCATGGTGAATTAAAATCTATGGTATAGTGAATACGTtactactataataaaaaatttaaaaaatatactattttgtgtttaatttctcaaaagtcatttatttcaagtacccATACTTTATAAACCCCTATGAAACTTCTGTCTGAAGCAACGGTTATGAAAGCAGactctaccaagaagaagccagAGAAAACCACAGCAGGTGCCCTTTTGCATCACcagtttacaatttaacaaatcTTATAGCAGAGATGAAGAGCtatttagatataaaataaaaaaaatatggagacCCGCGTAAACACTATACGTACCTAAACTATATGTaactatactatataatatgctactatataaaaatatgccaTTCGCGTCGCCTACCTGTAGCAACACGTCACATAAGCTAAAACGCATCGCGTGTCGGTGACGCAGGGTGAAAAGTGTGCCCGTACcgaaaataatacaatatttttacacCAATGTAACATAATGATTTCTGAAATTTgctttaaataatagataaatttaaaatgaaaaaaaaacgctaCCTTTCAAAatcgtgtacattattctactattcGAGTActtagttgtgaaaaaaaattgaattcgctactttgtggtggcggccatcttaaatttgaaatttatcacaGTTTAtggtattctactagtcaagccctttcattcgatacccatatttagggtgtaaaaaaaattataaaccgcCATTTTGGTGAAACGACCACTTTCATCAAACCTAGCTAAGAACAGTAAAACACAAAAGCACAATTGGTCATCCGTTCGGGCGCTACAATACCACATACAGAGACACAGAGACACCTCGAAGTTATAACCCTCGTCgttttttgcgtcgggggtaaaAAAATTGCCTGTACTCTGTACCCTCTACCCTTATCATTTATATGCCAAGACCAGTTAAGACTTGAAAAATTACCGTTCGGTGCGCTCTATAATATCACAAAAGAGATTGGGTTTACTTGACTAcagaatttaaataacaaacctTGATgagatatttattcaatatgaaataggtgtatttatttcaaaagttgtGATAGactaagaaagaaagaaagaaaaatcgtatttattgtcacacatttgtgtaaaatgttacatttgtgaaataaaataattgtttaagtataaaaattaaaaaaacatagcggcaaactaaaacgcgcagcactggttttcagccagccccattatcttcgtcgtcactgaatcctagCGACTAaactataacaaaataatcataagaaagtcataaaaaaaaaagtgttcttaggctagtggttaggactacagcttctctttcggggagccgagttggaatcccataacgcacctctgacttttctaagttatgtgcgttgaaatatcacttgctttaacggtgaaggaaaacatcgtgaggaaacctgcatgcccgtgAGTTGTcatcatgttctcaaaagtgtgtgaagcccaccaatctaTACGGGGCTAGCGCGGTGGAAtgcggcctaaacctttctcagtATGGGAAGATACCAGTGCAATGGGCCGGTTAttggttgatggtgatgataggTACATGTATTCAATACTTTTTGTAATGTGGTTCTTGACCGTATTACTGACTAAATAAATGGTTATCGGATGtacacgattcagtaaaattttcacaacggtgaaagaaatttcaaatttagcTATAACTACGATTTCTTagctatatattaatatttagggataaaatgaaaaacactaaatatatgGATTTtaaggggttttttttaatataggggtattatttttaactataaattgaaaatgaaagCCGATGTGAAAAAGTGAACGGAGCGGCTACGGCCGTTTGAATACTCGTTTTGAATGCGATGTCCTGAAATCGAATTCGGGCATGTAACGCTTTTAAAACACAAGACCACATTGCGGTTTTGTTTTATACTAAGAGATGGTCGCTTACAGTGGCATGTCTCATATaggtacaaaagcactgcctaccctaaaaaaattgtatgtctcataaaggagacggattccatttcatgccatattccttctttatgcataccctggccaagAGCCTTGTGCGAGCCACTGGTCGCTCATTAGAAAACAaaacggccgagtggcgcagtgggcagcggccctgctttctgagtccaaggccgtgggttcgattcctacaactggaaaaatgtttgtgtgataaacatgaatgtttttcagtgtctgggtaattatctgtatattataagtatttatgtgtattatattcataaaaaaatattcatcagctatctcaaaccataacacaagctacgattactttggggctagatgtcgatgtgtatattgtcgtagtatatttatttatttattaatattatttataaaaccgcAAGAAGCAAGGATCGTGAAACTAATTTATGTCCCGACCGGTTCACTTTAAACTACGGTCGGTACACTGTGAAATCTGTAATTGCCTGTCGCTTCGACAAGTTTCAGCCGGAAAGCAATAAAAGAACATAATAAGACCGGGCAACTTTAATAGTGCAGGATATCTTGCGTGGAATTTATGCTTGGATTAGGACAGACTTCTCTCTCCTGTCTAACTTtaagcatgtttaactacggctCACGAGGTTTTGTGTTCGAATTTGTGGTCGGGccaaaacttttttgtttgttatataaatCCCGGAGTAAGGAAACTGGCGTTGTCAAATCCCGTGCAGCAGAGAGCTGGTTAGGCTGTCTGtcactacgctgctccaataatCACgagtattggagcagcgtagtgggtcATGCAAAAATGCTGGgggcattatatatataaaagcttGCGAGTaaactattgctctaactaggATGCTtctgaaatattttcaaatgacaatgtgagatggtgataactaaaattactgaacccggctaagtttgctgtgggcttttccttataccagggcgcgttttgccGCCTTGTGGCTTTAGTGTTAAGTTGCGTTAAGTTACAAATGCAGtaatcgccatcactactcactactatatactcaacacattttgtatgtaatcaacgcatcaaaagtgccacgtGCCTATTTGAGTAAGGAaaaaattgactttgactttgtctttgactttaactttatgTAAACAAGATGGATCTATGAATTTCttcttattgtttttgttttcagttttaataCCTGAATACCAATGAGAATTTATGTTTACAACAGTAATCCctgtccctactaatattataaatgtgaatgtatgtttgtttgttacgctttcacgcaaaaactactgaacagatcatcatgaaactttgtacaaataatcctgaaggtattagaagtaatataggatgaactttttatcccgaaattaagctcagttcttttgggagaggggacgaaagtgtttgacgattttacaccataacgccgtcaaatgataaacGATTTAAATGATTACTTACTCACTTTTTTATATACGAATCTTAAAAATTTTACTGGAATTGCACCTAAATTTACAttcacaaaaacaaacgcagacgaagtcgcaggcaacagctagttaactaTAAATATGCAGCGTAGTTCTGAAAACTTTTACCCTATGTGAGAGGACGCCTCTACCCCAGCAATGAGGCGTTAGTGGCTGAAACATCCTCATCGAAGAATCCAATGGTTTCAAAATTAGCAGCGAGCATGAGGCAACTAAGTTTAAGGAACAATGAATGCCTTAGTATGAGCAAAGTTTTACTGATAGGCATAATAAGAGCCTTATTCTGTTAActcgatttggattttatcatatacactatagttatatatattattaaaatttacataacatgctgcattgtcgtattaggataactttttcctgtaatgacaaaaatgtaagatgggaataaataaataaacttgcagATCTcgtcatcacatcgacccataacttgtctcctcccacaatgaggaggggttgaggccgtagtccaacacgctggcccagtgcggattggtggacacccacctttgagaacactatgtagAACTGTCAAACATTccggtttccacacgatgttttccctcaccgttgaagcgagcgatgttttaattacaaaacttttagATCTACGAGGTGATGAGTAATGTTATCTATTACGTGAAACATATTTTTAGGTCAAATGTTGACACATTTATAAAGCtctctttaattaattaatgaatatacgTAAATTACTATAACATGGCCCTTGAGCCctgttaccttggccaacgctATGTTTTACGGTCAATGcgtaatttatctttttttgttataattgaaGGTCTCAACAGACGGCCCGCCTGATGCTACCTGGAATATCACCTTATATTAGCTGAATAacaagtatggagggtagaggtaaggagagtcatctgtgtatatgaaaaagtgtcgtcaaaatgtattaaattaggatggcgccacatttgcatcagggtaactcttaaaagaagcgccaaatataaatattgttagagtaggcttgaaaaataaacaaggaagtatggagatacaaggaagtaaggttatatttaccacaatattttgtacaacgtaagttgttgaaattctcaataattaactacttcagtcgataatgacattaaattttttaactcggcatacttcaattcatctatgattgctacattcataccataccctgtgcatccaccagcgccattgtggaggatttttgaactgttatttagcgcaacaactggacactttttcaacttttctcccatataagatgactctccttacctctaccctccatagtaacAAGTCTTTAAAAGTGACGTCCGGTGTCCGTCAATCTGAGGCATAAATGTTAAGCCATAAGTGAGAACATCCTCATCGAAACATGCAATGGTTTCAAAAGGCAAAATTAGCTGTGAGCATGAGGCAACTAAgtttaagagaaaaaaaatgccTAAGTATAAGCAGGAGTTAGTGGTAAGTATATAAAGCAAAGTTTCACTAATAGGCATCAGAAAAGCCTAAGGTACTGTTAACTTGCAGATCTGGTCATCGtcattatcacatcaacccattcaatgtgggaggagaccagtgctcggtgcactggtctcctcccacaatgaaaagggattaaggccgcccaccacgctgtcccagtgcggattggtggacttccacacatttgagaacattatgtagaactctcaagcatgcaggattcctcacgatgttttccttaaccgttgaagcaagtaacataacttcgaaaagttagaggtgcgtggtgggCCCCCcctattcgaactcggcccccctaaagtgaagtcgagctcctgcccaatgcgctataaccgcttccTAAGCGCGAGGTTTAAtataaaaccatcgcctttaggCAGAGCAATACTATCCAGGGCATGAAAGTAACACGTCTCGCAACAAGTCTCGCAACATGTCGCCTTGTGTCTTTCAACCTGAGGCATAGATGCTAAACCTCATGTGGATTCGAACACAAAACCTTGTGAGCATGAGCGTGAGCGTGTGAGCGTGAGTTATACATGTTAGACAGGAGAGAGTTAGAGAGGAGGCAGCTATAGTCGTGGTCTTATGAGTCCCGGAGGTCCCGGTTTCAATCCCCGGTGGAGGCAATGCGGGGattaattaatttctaaaataaaaataaaaaaatagaaaaattacaaaaatagacTTTAGGAAAGGTCATTAgtgatttacttatttactttatttatactctttatttgtacaccactcagaaaaacgagacaaaaaaaaagaaaaaacacatgaagaatgaagcaggatacaaaaggcagccttatcgctaagtagcgatcttcTAAGGTAGACTTAGTTACCTTTTGTTACACCGACAATCAAGTCCTTTAAACCGTAGCTCAGCATTGATtattggcggcagaaataagcaggcaatagtacttccctggacgtgctctgtcataaaaagctctagaTTATATGTTGACTTTCAATCGCGGAATAACTTACAATTCCTGTgggatcatcatatcaaccgatagacgtccacgtccattccaaattccacggttttgcgACGCTTGTGTCCTGCGGTTCCCAGAGACGCTCTTGATATCGTCAGCCCACCTCAtagggggtcgaccaacgctgctcttaccagtgcggggctgccattctagccccttggaaccccaacgtccatccgttctgcaagctatgtgccccgcccattgccacttcatctttgcgattcgttgagctatgtcgataactccGGTTCTTCTTAGGATtttcttatttctgatttgatcaagcagagatactccgagcatagctctccctatcgcccactgagtgattctgagccttcttatgagcaGCGTTCACTAGGTTACTTACCAGCAAATCTTCTTGGTAGCAAAATATtttctcctatacgagttagAAATATATTGGCTGTTCATTTGcgcatgtattaagtgcacgccacttctTATCAGGCCCATAGTGTACAATCACGATTCAGAACTACAAAATACGGAATAAAAtcacaaagtaattaaatattatgctaTTAAACTACATATATAACCTCTAACAGTGATACGATATAATATCGTCTATTATTTCAGCCGTCTGTAAAAACAATCGAAAATTGGGTAAGACGTCAAACGCAGAGCGACAAAATCCGACAATTTATTTAATGGGGGATGTTTTCCACGCCCTCCAATTTGCATGCCTCTACATCTACCCTATATTTTACGTTTTAGcgtaatacaataatataacgAGCCTTACAGTTTTCGGGAATTCAGTCTGCagtaaaacataaatgtttccGAGATGAAAGAAAACTGAGTAATTTGTAGATATCTCTTTTATTATGTACGTTTGTTTGAGGAGGctcttcattattttaataataaaaatgcctTTACACAGatgttttatagtaaaaataaacctGCTTTCTACCTCAAATGTAGTTATGCCATGtgcgtaaaaatatttatttatttttctttaattggaaaacaaaCTGTTGTAATTACTAAATAAGTAACAAATGGGCTGacttaaaacaaattaacaggtttccacagatgagttttatataaacaagggtacctggtagaacccagcaaaaatgcagcaaactataactaaaaattaagtttacctaacatgcaacagtttatcttattcatctataataatattatatagaggaaagatttgtttgtttatttgtttgtttgcatcgAATAGtctattaacataaaaacaaaaataactagccaacgccttccaccagacaagattattataaatgtaacattatgtaatgtgctgaataaattgaaattgaaattgaaaaagaGCGACTTTTAAACTACTCCCAGCCatgttcatatttatatattgtaaggCCAACAAACGTATAACGTATAACGTACTTGAAGCACGTTAAACACGCCACTACACGTCTGCGGCATTTTGCCTTACACGAGTAATTGCTGCGCTCGAAAGCCGTTAAGTGGGCCTTTTATCCCGGCCGGGTGTAAAGTATCATCCAATTGACGTCTTGCGGTGaccggtaatagattgataatGGTTCGTTAGCGTGGGCATCCTGCTATTAACGACCCATTGCTGGGTACTggccccctctcccaaaggagagACGGGTTGATAGCTGATGGGCTGCAACGACTTTGGTTGGTATCACCAAGTGGatgttcactgctggacataagtcaaaaattcaaattcaatttccaaaattctttattcacgGCCTATCACAGACAGTTATGGAGtgtttatgaatttttattaagtttcaaCTATGTCTTTTTAGGGAGGTTTAAATACCACGGTCTTATTCCGCTTGGGTCTCCGTCcactaacgctgcgtttaccggtaagagatcgccattccagcacctttgagTATCTCCACCGCCCGCGTCAATAACCAATCTAAAATATcttgtgtatttattatttctccTAAATTAATTGCGCAATTGTCTCTTCCAAATAGAAACaggtagtttatatttattatgacctTACTGTGCTATATTGTGGTTTAATTTATGGCAGGTTTCATTTATCATAAGATATCCAcgatttatcatcatcagcaacaTTCTATAACAGCcgactttgacggccgactggcgcagtgggcagcgaccctgctttccgagtccaaggccgtgggttcgtttcacacaactggacaatatttgtgtgatgaacatgaatgtttttagtgtctgggtgtttatctatataagtatttaagtgtactattcataaaaaatattcattcatcttagtacccataacacaagctacgcttactttgggactagatggcgatatgtgtattgtcgtagtatatttatttatttattagcgtctcccatcagcacggctagcatctCATGCGTCGCATGAGATGGTCTCAATCCATCAATGAGAGCGTCATGCGTGCGTAATATGGGGCGACAGAGGGGGGAACTAACCTCACTTCGTACCGATCAAGGATGCTGTCTATGTTTCAGGCGCTTCAACCAACAATGACCGTGActaaccccgtttattattacacatatattatttgaatattatttccacttgtgcgccagtgctctgagagttgataaagctgtgggagaagattaatttatatcctttcacTATTTTGCTTCAAAATAATAGAAGACGTTTTGAACaaactatatatttaagtaagtatttgaCGTTTAAACTCAGCAGCATTTCGCTATGCACCAAAATATCTAAgtgcaaataaatgaaacacCAAAGTTAGAGTTGAATAAAGTAGCTAAAGGTGAAAATTAAGCAGAATCCTAACGTAAGTAACAAAGAGGAAAtagataagtttatttttcacaatatgattatttgttataattataatttccaaagTACTTACTGATCGACTAGTGCGTGTGTACTCATATCCATCAGGATTGAGAACGggtgctagccgtgctgatactcatgctagccgtgctgatgggAGAGGCTGCCGTCCGTAATCACCGTGAAAtcatcgcagtaaatggta
Coding sequences within:
- the LOC120634965 gene encoding sex peptide receptor codes for the protein MASEQDDWLDNSLQYNLTRYQPIDKLLPEVSDTRLNYSLSDNVTDLGYSNFTSDDYCLSNHSHVYLNVTCEFPINYAEPMYGYIAPFLLATTTVANTLIVVVLSRRHMRTPTNVVLMAMALCDMFTMLFPAPWLFYMYTFGNHYKPLSPVRACEAWHYMNEVIPAMFHTASIWLTLALAVQRYIYVCHAPVARTWCTMPRVKKCLIYIGIAAFLHQLPRFFDLKYVPHVTVWRGHFEEVCRVEMAPWVHAVTLDAYFITYFAFRVLFVHLIPCTSLVVLNVLLFRAMRTAQINRQKLFKENRKSECKRLRDSNCTTLMLIVVVTVFLMVEIPVAVVTILHIISSTLVEILDYHIANILILVTNFFIIVSYPINFAIYCGMSRQFRETFKELFIRGAVTSRNGGSSRYSLVNGPRTCTNETVL